In Marinomonas posidonica IVIA-Po-181, a single window of DNA contains:
- a CDS encoding inorganic phosphate transporter, with translation MDLTNNSKIESSLLVGNDFVRVLVALAFILACGFYASVNGVAASNLSILAIAAAIGAYMAVNIGANDVANNVGPAVGSKALSMTGAILIAAIFEAAGALIAGGTVVGTIKKGIINPNAIADAETFIWVMMAALLAGAIWLNLATYLGAPVSTTHSIVGGVLGAGIAAGGWDIANWDKMVAIAASWVISPVLGGVIAAVFLIYIKRAVTYKSDMVEAAKKTVPLLVGIMVWAFSTYLILKGLKKIWKFDIISAGLIGFAIALTVYFVVRPIVDKTANSLKNDKDSVNSLFTIPLIVSAALLSFAHGANDVANAIGPLAAINDALISGTVSGKAAIPIWIMLIGGIGIAFGLALFGPKLIRTVGSEITELDKIRAFCVAMAAAITVIIASQLGLPVSSTHIAVGGIFGVGFLREYLKLSYNKKLAEIISHSESAGHDAEQTQAFVERFEVADVIEKRAILRELKASKASSPISSSERKGLKKATKQELVKRSALLKIAAAWVITVPASATLAGILFYMLLGFSVTHS, from the coding sequence ATGGATCTTACAAACAATTCCAAAATAGAGTCCAGTTTACTGGTCGGTAATGATTTTGTCCGAGTTCTGGTTGCACTCGCCTTTATTCTAGCTTGTGGTTTTTATGCTTCAGTAAATGGTGTTGCGGCCTCTAATTTGTCCATCTTAGCCATTGCTGCGGCGATTGGTGCATACATGGCGGTAAACATTGGCGCGAATGATGTCGCTAATAATGTTGGCCCTGCAGTGGGGTCAAAAGCCTTGTCAATGACTGGCGCAATACTGATTGCGGCCATTTTTGAAGCGGCTGGTGCGCTTATTGCGGGTGGTACTGTTGTTGGTACCATCAAAAAAGGCATTATTAACCCCAATGCTATTGCTGATGCTGAGACCTTTATCTGGGTGATGATGGCCGCTTTATTAGCGGGTGCGATCTGGCTAAACTTAGCGACCTATCTTGGCGCTCCTGTCTCAACGACTCACTCAATTGTTGGTGGGGTGCTTGGTGCCGGTATTGCTGCTGGCGGATGGGACATTGCAAATTGGGATAAAATGGTTGCGATTGCAGCCAGTTGGGTGATTTCTCCCGTATTGGGTGGTGTCATAGCCGCAGTTTTCTTGATTTACATTAAACGTGCCGTCACCTATAAGAGTGATATGGTTGAAGCTGCAAAGAAGACGGTTCCGTTACTTGTAGGTATCATGGTATGGGCATTCTCGACTTATTTGATCCTCAAAGGTTTAAAGAAAATCTGGAAGTTCGACATCATTTCCGCCGGTCTTATCGGGTTTGCGATTGCTTTAACGGTTTACTTTGTCGTGCGTCCTATTGTGGATAAAACAGCAAACAGCCTGAAAAATGACAAAGACTCGGTTAATAGCTTGTTTACCATTCCGTTGATTGTTTCGGCTGCACTATTAAGTTTTGCACACGGTGCAAACGATGTGGCAAATGCAATTGGGCCTTTGGCTGCGATTAATGACGCTTTGATTTCTGGTACTGTGTCTGGCAAAGCCGCGATCCCGATTTGGATTATGTTAATTGGTGGTATTGGTATTGCATTTGGCCTGGCTTTGTTCGGTCCAAAATTGATTCGTACTGTAGGGTCTGAAATCACTGAACTTGATAAAATACGTGCTTTCTGTGTGGCGATGGCCGCAGCGATTACCGTGATTATTGCCTCTCAATTAGGTTTGCCTGTTAGTTCGACGCATATTGCAGTTGGCGGCATCTTTGGTGTGGGATTCTTACGCGAATATTTGAAGTTGTCTTACAACAAAAAACTAGCGGAAATTATCTCTCATTCAGAGTCAGCTGGTCATGATGCAGAGCAAACACAAGCTTTTGTTGAGCGTTTCGAAGTCGCTGATGTGATTGAAAAACGTGCCATTTTGCGGGAACTAAAAGCCTCTAAAGCCTCTTCACCAATTAGCTCTTCTGAGCGTAAAGGCCTGAAGAAAGCGACGAAGCAGGAGTTAGTGAAACGTTCTGCATTGTTAAAAATTGCGGCGGCTTGGGTTATTACCGTTCCTGCTTCAGCAACATTGGCTGGCATACTCTTTTACATGTTGTTGGGCTTCTCTGTTACCCATTCATAA
- the exaC gene encoding acetaldehyde dehydrogenase ExaC, producing the protein MIYSKPGTSGSLISFESDYGNFIGGEWVAPVKGQYFDNTSPVDGEVFCRIPRSTEEDINLALDAAHAARVDWGKASVTTRSNILLKIADRIEANLEALAVAETWDNGKAVRETLNADIPLAADHFRYFAGCLRAQEGSTAELDEHTVAYHFHEPLGVVGQIIPWNFPILMAAWKLAPALAAGNCVVLKPAEQTPASILELVKVIQDLLPAGVLNIVNGFGKEAGQALATSKRIAKIAFTGSTPVGSHILKCAAENIIPSTVELGGKSPNIYFGDIMQQEESYISKCVEGLVLAFFNQGEVCTCPSRALIHESIYDDFMKLVVERTKTIKRGNPLDTDVQVGAQASKEQFDKILSYIDIGKKEGAELLIGGEVEKIDGLANGFYVQPTLFKGSNEMRIFQEEIFGPVVSVTTFKDEAEALAIANDSEFGLGAGVWTRDTNLAYRMGRNLEAGRVWMNCYHQYPAHSAFGGYKKSGVGRETHKVALEHYQQTKNMLISYDVNPLGFF; encoded by the coding sequence ATGATTTATTCTAAACCAGGTACCAGTGGTAGCTTAATTTCCTTTGAAAGTGATTATGGTAATTTTATTGGTGGTGAATGGGTTGCGCCCGTCAAAGGTCAGTATTTTGATAACACCAGCCCTGTGGATGGTGAGGTATTTTGTCGTATTCCACGCTCAACCGAAGAAGACATTAATTTAGCGCTTGATGCGGCTCATGCAGCACGAGTTGACTGGGGCAAAGCTTCAGTGACTACTCGTTCTAATATTCTTCTTAAAATTGCCGATCGAATTGAAGCCAACTTGGAGGCGTTGGCGGTGGCTGAAACTTGGGATAATGGTAAAGCGGTGCGTGAAACGCTGAATGCGGACATTCCATTGGCGGCAGATCACTTTCGTTATTTTGCCGGTTGTTTGCGTGCTCAAGAGGGCAGTACAGCTGAACTAGATGAACATACTGTGGCCTACCATTTTCATGAACCGCTTGGTGTGGTGGGGCAGATTATTCCTTGGAATTTTCCGATCTTGATGGCGGCATGGAAACTTGCACCAGCCTTGGCGGCGGGTAACTGTGTGGTATTAAAACCTGCGGAACAAACTCCAGCGTCTATTTTGGAATTGGTTAAGGTGATCCAAGACTTATTGCCAGCAGGGGTTTTAAACATTGTAAATGGTTTTGGTAAGGAAGCCGGTCAAGCTTTGGCAACGAGTAAACGGATTGCCAAAATCGCCTTTACAGGCTCCACACCAGTTGGCTCACACATTTTGAAATGTGCTGCTGAAAACATTATCCCTTCTACCGTTGAACTGGGTGGTAAGTCTCCAAATATTTATTTTGGCGACATCATGCAGCAGGAAGAGTCTTACATTAGTAAGTGTGTGGAAGGCTTAGTGTTGGCTTTCTTCAACCAAGGTGAAGTATGTACTTGCCCTTCACGCGCTTTGATTCACGAATCCATCTATGACGATTTTATGAAGCTGGTGGTCGAAAGAACCAAAACCATTAAGCGAGGTAATCCGCTTGATACCGATGTGCAAGTGGGAGCGCAAGCGTCGAAAGAGCAGTTTGATAAAATTTTGAGTTACATTGATATCGGTAAAAAAGAAGGGGCTGAATTATTGATTGGTGGTGAGGTGGAGAAAATTGATGGCTTGGCTAACGGTTTCTATGTGCAACCCACCTTGTTTAAAGGCTCGAATGAAATGCGTATTTTCCAAGAGGAAATATTTGGGCCTGTGGTCAGTGTGACTACGTTCAAAGATGAAGCGGAAGCCCTGGCGATTGCGAATGACAGTGAATTTGGTTTAGGGGCTGGGGTTTGGACTCGTGATACGAATCTGGCCTATCGTATGGGAAGGAACCTTGAAGCCGGTCGTGTGTGGATGAATTGTTATCACCAATACCCAGCCCATTCCGCGTTTGGGGGATATAAAAAATCAGGGGTTGGCCGTGAAACCCACAAGGTGGCATTAGAGCACTACCAACAAACGAAAAATATGTTGATTAGCTATGATGTCAATCCGCTTGGCTTCTTCTAA
- a CDS encoding LysE family translocator: MNLALLSAFIPTFFFVSVTPGMCMTLAMTLGMTVGIKRALWMMVGELVGVAAVAILSAIGVAALLLNYPSVFMVLKYLGGAYLAFVGIQMWLSKGKMAIKTDENSAPASRKELMSQGFVTAIANPKGWAFFVALLPPFLVADQPLASQLVVLIAIILTLEFSCLLIYATGGRTLKSLLMQSGNVRIMNRIAGTLMIGVGIWLAAG, translated from the coding sequence GTGAATCTTGCTTTACTTTCTGCTTTCATTCCTACTTTCTTTTTTGTCTCTGTTACCCCGGGCATGTGCATGACGTTAGCCATGACGTTGGGCATGACGGTCGGTATTAAACGCGCTTTATGGATGATGGTGGGCGAGTTAGTGGGGGTTGCTGCTGTAGCGATTCTGTCTGCCATTGGGGTAGCGGCATTACTGCTTAACTACCCAAGTGTGTTTATGGTACTAAAATATCTTGGTGGTGCTTATTTGGCATTTGTGGGTATTCAAATGTGGCTGTCTAAGGGAAAGATGGCCATCAAAACCGATGAGAATAGCGCGCCAGCATCACGTAAAGAGTTAATGTCTCAAGGGTTTGTTACAGCGATTGCGAACCCCAAAGGCTGGGCTTTTTTTGTCGCTTTGTTACCGCCTTTTTTAGTGGCTGATCAGCCCTTAGCCAGTCAATTAGTTGTGCTTATTGCTATCATTTTGACCTTAGAGTTTAGTTGTTTGCTCATTTATGCCACAGGTGGTCGAACCTTGAAATCCTTATTAATGCAAAGTGGCAATGTGCGCATTATGAACCGTATTGCTGGCACCTTAATGATCGGCGTTGGTATCTGGTTGGCAGCGGGTTAA
- a CDS encoding AraC family transcriptional regulator yields MSVSRLSTKAILARKRSPVNLVENRVCFAGPHSELSIYDTYEQADRVSLKAESLLYCGMVTGSKVMHTKDQDNISFLPHESFILAPDEEVFIDFPEAELTKPTTCLTIAISNEKVAQICDRMNDVMHASLPSSQPIDPSQHLHTLHTQATQQVLDRLASDYVQNDPDRDLLVDFGVSELITRILRHHGREALLHFAKSTPDANGITHVIHWIENNLSLPLDTCQLAKMACMSRSRFYDCFKRQLGCTPLEYQHQRRMSKAYQRLKENGSVTQVSYELGYLSLSHFSRRFHQHFGVTPRQVAQTKLIS; encoded by the coding sequence ATGAGTGTTTCAAGGTTATCAACAAAAGCCATACTGGCGCGTAAACGTTCGCCTGTTAACTTGGTTGAGAATCGAGTCTGTTTTGCCGGTCCTCACTCAGAATTGAGTATCTACGATACCTATGAGCAAGCAGATCGAGTCAGTCTCAAAGCCGAAAGTTTACTCTATTGCGGTATGGTCACCGGTTCGAAGGTTATGCATACCAAAGACCAAGACAATATCTCTTTTCTTCCACATGAATCGTTCATTCTCGCACCAGATGAAGAAGTCTTCATTGACTTTCCTGAGGCCGAACTCACCAAGCCCACCACCTGTCTGACCATCGCGATCTCAAATGAAAAAGTGGCGCAAATATGCGATCGGATGAATGATGTGATGCATGCCTCATTGCCTTCCAGTCAACCAATCGACCCTAGCCAACATCTACATACCCTACACACACAAGCCACCCAACAAGTGCTAGACCGTCTCGCCAGTGATTATGTGCAAAATGACCCAGATCGAGATTTATTGGTGGATTTTGGCGTCAGTGAACTCATTACTAGAATCTTACGCCACCATGGTCGCGAAGCCTTGCTGCACTTTGCGAAAAGCACCCCTGACGCTAATGGCATAACCCATGTGATTCATTGGATCGAAAACAATTTGTCACTGCCGCTTGATACTTGCCAACTGGCTAAAATGGCTTGCATGAGTCGCAGCCGTTTTTACGACTGTTTCAAACGACAACTCGGCTGTACACCCTTGGAATATCAACATCAGAGACGAATGAGTAAGGCTTACCAACGACTGAAAGAAAACGGCTCAGTAACTCAAGTCAGTTATGAATTAGGGTATTTGAGCCTAAGCCATTTTAGCCGGCGTTTTCACCAACATTTTGGCGTAACGCCTCGCCAAGTGGCCCAGACTAAATTAATTAGTTAG
- a CDS encoding GNAT family N-acetyltransferase, which translates to MNILTSDWNSSKEQLKFVRTQVFIIEQGVDPVDEWDDEDQDAIHFVSFGTTAVPTGSCRLTEKGQIGRLAVLPSYRHQGYGERLLRKAVQVAREMGHRQAFLNAQVDVQSFYEKQGFRSDGKVFLEAGKLHVRMTRDI; encoded by the coding sequence ATGAACATCCTAACGTCTGATTGGAACAGCAGCAAAGAACAATTAAAGTTTGTTCGAACTCAAGTTTTTATTATTGAACAAGGCGTTGATCCTGTTGATGAATGGGACGATGAAGATCAAGACGCCATACATTTTGTATCCTTTGGTACCACAGCTGTGCCAACTGGTAGCTGCCGCTTAACCGAAAAAGGTCAAATTGGTCGCTTGGCGGTATTACCTTCTTATCGCCATCAAGGTTATGGCGAACGCTTACTGCGAAAAGCCGTCCAAGTGGCAAGAGAAATGGGGCATCGTCAGGCCTTTCTCAACGCCCAAGTGGATGTGCAGAGTTTTTATGAAAAACAAGGGTTTCGCAGTGATGGTAAAGTTTTCCTAGAAGCTGGGAAGCTCCATGTTCGTATGACAAGAGACATTTAA
- a CDS encoding L-serine ammonia-lyase, giving the protein MAISLFDLFKVGIGPSSSHTVGPMVAANQFSHQLKELGLLNKVKRLKIDLYGSLGATGKGHGTGVAVLMGLEGELPESIDPSGVPERVAQIESASEVQILAEHSIVLNVKEDVIYHRIDRLEFHANGMVLEAFDEKDATLHQATFYSVGGGFIVEEDDQGKVSLVEDTTELPHVFHDAETLMNLCRETGKSIADIMLENELAWRTEDEVKQGILSIWSVMKECVQKGIQNEGILPGGLKVKRRAASLYRDLSSKTRMDMITPSLGAMDWVNLYALAVNEENAAGGRVVTAPTNGAAGIIPAVLHYYWEFCPRSSEEGVIDFLLTAAAIGLLFKENASISGAEVGCQGEVGSACAMAAAGLAAATGGSPEQIENAAEIGMEHNLGLTCDPIGGLVQVPCIERNAMAAMKAINSATMALRGDGSHYVSLDKVIRTMRETGKDMNDKYKETSRGGLAVNVIEC; this is encoded by the coding sequence ATGGCAATCAGTTTATTCGATCTTTTTAAAGTAGGAATTGGTCCTTCCAGTTCGCATACTGTTGGGCCCATGGTCGCAGCGAATCAGTTTTCTCATCAGTTAAAAGAGCTGGGTCTTTTAAACAAAGTAAAACGTTTAAAAATTGATTTATACGGTTCCTTGGGGGCGACAGGAAAAGGCCATGGAACCGGTGTCGCGGTATTGATGGGATTGGAAGGAGAGCTTCCAGAAAGCATTGACCCGAGCGGTGTGCCTGAGCGAGTGGCACAAATTGAATCTGCTTCTGAGGTTCAGATTTTAGCTGAACACAGCATTGTTCTGAATGTAAAGGAAGATGTGATTTATCACCGTATTGATCGTTTAGAGTTTCATGCTAATGGTATGGTATTAGAAGCCTTTGATGAAAAGGACGCCACCCTACATCAAGCGACTTTTTACTCTGTGGGTGGTGGTTTCATTGTCGAAGAAGATGATCAAGGCAAGGTGTCTTTGGTTGAGGATACAACAGAGTTGCCTCATGTTTTCCATGATGCCGAAACCCTAATGAACTTGTGTCGAGAAACCGGTAAGTCCATTGCCGACATCATGTTGGAAAATGAGCTTGCATGGCGAACGGAAGACGAAGTGAAGCAAGGTATTCTGTCGATCTGGTCGGTGATGAAAGAATGCGTACAAAAGGGCATTCAAAATGAAGGTATCTTGCCGGGTGGTTTAAAGGTTAAGCGCCGTGCCGCCAGTTTGTATCGAGATCTGTCGAGCAAAACACGCATGGATATGATTACTCCCTCTTTGGGCGCAATGGATTGGGTGAATTTATACGCCTTAGCGGTAAATGAAGAAAATGCGGCAGGTGGTCGAGTTGTCACCGCACCAACCAATGGTGCCGCTGGTATTATTCCTGCTGTTTTACATTATTATTGGGAATTTTGTCCGCGCTCTAGCGAAGAGGGGGTGATCGATTTCTTGTTAACCGCCGCCGCTATTGGTTTGCTATTTAAGGAAAATGCTTCTATTTCAGGCGCGGAAGTGGGTTGCCAAGGTGAAGTAGGCTCGGCATGTGCGATGGCGGCTGCGGGATTAGCTGCCGCGACAGGCGGATCGCCAGAACAGATTGAAAATGCAGCTGAGATAGGTATGGAACACAATTTGGGTTTAACGTGTGACCCGATTGGTGGTTTAGTGCAAGTGCCCTGTATTGAGCGAAATGCGATGGCGGCGATGAAAGCGATTAACTCTGCGACTATGGCGTTGAGAGGCGATGGTTCACATTATGTTTCCTTGGATAAAGTCATTCGGACTATGAGAGAAACGGGTAAGGATATGAATGATAAATACAAGGAAACGTCTCGCGGTGGTTTGGCAGTGAACGTGATTGAGTGTTGA
- a CDS encoding DNA topoisomerase III, translating to MILYIAEKPSLARAIAAALPGPQKKQEGCIWLPNGDCISWCIGHLLEQAEPHIYNPAFKTWQLDHLPIIPSDWQWQEKANTKKQLGILKKLIKQATQLVHAGDPDREGQLLVDEVLHYAKVPAQKLQQTQRVLISDLTPVAVKKSLQQLKSNAEFAALSRSALARARADWLFGLNLTRAYTIRGRQAGYQGVLSIGRVQTPVLGLVVARDTERENFVAKNYYQVWAQITTPENQHFQAKWLPSDACRPYMDEEGRVLNRALAKNVASRIENQPALVSQADYKQKKQPPPLPYNLSSLQIDAAKIFAMSAQQVLDTCQALYERHQIITYPRSDCRYLPTLQHRDAKAIINALSKGSEALAKSTKNANSNLKSKAWNDKQVTAHHAIIPTSQAHKAASLNKTESQIFGLIARQYLMQFYPDYQYLSTLIQLDIAGGKFEAKGSTPVALGWRSLLPTKKKSDHEEEQEQLPNLKKGDSLWCDQGIIRDKVTTPPAAFTDATLLAAMTGISRFVSDKSIKAILKETDGLGTDATRAGIIEILFKREFLIRQGKQIHASQTGRAFADTLPSQLVTPDMTAQWEAQLNAMSLGESRYQDFMAGLTDNLTDLLTQSKSVSTASLQHLPAPKRNPFKKRSATRKRSTKSKAKKPA from the coding sequence ATGATTCTTTATATTGCCGAAAAACCCAGCTTGGCCCGTGCGATTGCCGCCGCTCTCCCTGGCCCACAAAAAAAACAGGAAGGTTGTATTTGGTTGCCGAATGGTGACTGCATTAGCTGGTGTATCGGTCACCTACTGGAACAAGCCGAGCCTCACATCTATAACCCTGCTTTTAAAACATGGCAACTTGATCACCTCCCCATAATACCGAGTGATTGGCAATGGCAAGAAAAAGCCAACACAAAAAAACAACTCGGCATTCTAAAAAAGCTGATCAAACAAGCAACGCAACTGGTCCACGCTGGTGATCCTGATCGCGAAGGTCAGCTGTTAGTCGACGAAGTTCTGCATTACGCCAAGGTGCCAGCTCAAAAATTGCAACAAACTCAGCGAGTGCTCATTAGCGACTTAACCCCTGTTGCGGTTAAAAAATCCTTACAACAGCTTAAATCCAACGCAGAATTCGCCGCCTTATCACGTTCAGCCTTAGCCAGAGCCAGAGCAGATTGGCTATTTGGCTTGAACTTAACTCGCGCTTACACTATCAGAGGACGTCAGGCTGGCTACCAAGGGGTTTTATCCATAGGTCGAGTACAAACACCTGTGCTCGGCTTAGTCGTGGCACGAGACACCGAAAGAGAGAACTTTGTCGCTAAAAATTATTATCAAGTTTGGGCACAAATCACCACACCGGAAAATCAACACTTTCAAGCAAAATGGCTCCCAAGTGATGCTTGCCGCCCCTACATGGATGAAGAAGGTCGAGTGCTCAATCGAGCCCTTGCAAAGAATGTCGCGTCACGAATCGAAAATCAACCTGCATTAGTAAGCCAAGCTGATTACAAACAAAAAAAGCAGCCACCGCCTTTACCTTATAATCTATCGTCACTACAGATTGATGCTGCGAAAATTTTCGCCATGTCGGCGCAGCAAGTATTAGACACATGCCAAGCGTTATATGAACGCCATCAGATCATTACTTATCCTAGGTCTGACTGTCGCTATTTACCAACCTTACAACACAGAGACGCTAAAGCCATCATTAATGCTCTCAGCAAAGGCTCAGAGGCGCTTGCAAAAAGCACAAAAAATGCTAATTCCAATCTTAAGAGCAAAGCCTGGAACGACAAACAAGTCACCGCCCATCATGCCATCATTCCAACATCACAAGCGCATAAAGCCGCTTCTTTAAACAAAACTGAAAGCCAAATTTTTGGTTTGATTGCACGCCAGTATCTGATGCAATTTTATCCAGACTACCAATATCTATCGACGCTTATTCAACTTGACATCGCCGGAGGAAAATTCGAAGCAAAAGGCAGTACACCAGTGGCATTAGGTTGGCGCTCTCTTCTTCCTACCAAGAAAAAATCAGACCATGAAGAAGAACAAGAACAACTGCCTAATTTGAAGAAAGGGGATTCCCTTTGGTGTGATCAAGGTATCATTAGAGATAAGGTCACCACGCCGCCTGCGGCCTTTACAGACGCCACTCTGCTGGCTGCAATGACTGGTATTAGCCGCTTTGTTTCCGATAAAAGCATCAAAGCCATATTGAAAGAGACAGATGGTCTAGGCACAGATGCAACACGAGCCGGTATTATTGAAATTTTATTTAAAAGGGAGTTTCTAATCCGCCAAGGCAAGCAAATTCATGCCAGTCAGACTGGCCGAGCGTTTGCGGATACCCTACCCTCACAATTGGTCACGCCGGATATGACAGCACAGTGGGAGGCTCAATTGAACGCCATGAGCTTGGGCGAGAGTCGTTATCAAGATTTTATGGCCGGTCTAACCGATAACCTCACAGATTTATTAACTCAATCGAAAAGTGTCTCTACGGCATCGCTGCAACACCTACCAGCGCCCAAAAGAAACCCTTTTAAGAAACGCTCAGCAACCAGAAAGAGATCCACTAAAAGCAAAGCCAAAAAGCCAGCCTAG
- a CDS encoding cupin domain-containing protein, with product MIDLHSPLSILGGMTAHTFITEYWQKKPLLIRAGLTDFTPPLDANELAGMAMEEEVESRIVIEHGDRPWALQQGPFNEEHFAQLPEKEWTLLVQAVDHWVPEIQALKEQFQFLPSWRLDDVMVSYATEGGSVGPHYDQYDVFLIQVAGKRRWQVLGPESYQDSALANIDLHILDNFQIDPNMDWTLDTGDILYLPPNFAHNGRALDDDCMTYSIGFRAPSLQDALTGIRDKLCESINEKSRFSAPEPEQRAHSAEIHHDDIRYLQNELNRLLAQPDLLAEWLGDTMSESKYPEYLSPLNQTEQDHAFLQAKQGKTFIRPGDARICYYQQASTADSIEVFCNGEHILVDQTLTAFAQAICDQSEFDFSGLDLSQHEDLEPLVRFLIGQQGLIELTAPVPEEDEE from the coding sequence ATGATTGACCTTCATTCTCCATTGTCTATTTTGGGCGGCATGACAGCACACACATTTATCACCGAATATTGGCAAAAGAAACCTTTGCTTATTCGTGCTGGTCTAACGGATTTCACGCCTCCACTTGACGCCAATGAACTGGCTGGCATGGCAATGGAAGAGGAAGTTGAATCACGAATCGTCATTGAACATGGTGATCGCCCTTGGGCGTTACAACAAGGTCCATTTAATGAAGAGCACTTTGCTCAGTTACCTGAGAAAGAATGGACCTTACTGGTTCAAGCTGTTGACCATTGGGTACCAGAAATTCAAGCTCTAAAAGAGCAATTCCAGTTTTTGCCGAGCTGGCGATTGGACGATGTGATGGTGAGTTACGCCACCGAAGGCGGCAGCGTTGGACCTCATTACGATCAATACGATGTCTTTCTAATACAAGTCGCCGGCAAGCGCCGCTGGCAAGTCTTGGGCCCCGAAAGCTATCAAGACTCAGCGTTAGCCAATATTGACTTACACATCCTAGACAACTTTCAAATTGACCCAAACATGGATTGGACATTAGACACTGGCGATATTTTGTATTTACCACCAAACTTTGCTCATAATGGCCGAGCGCTTGACGATGACTGCATGACGTATTCGATTGGTTTTAGAGCACCGAGTCTACAAGATGCGCTAACCGGCATACGCGATAAACTCTGTGAAAGCATCAATGAAAAAAGCCGTTTTTCAGCCCCCGAACCAGAGCAAAGAGCACACAGTGCGGAAATTCATCATGACGATATCCGCTACTTACAAAATGAGCTAAATCGCTTATTAGCACAACCAGATCTCTTAGCCGAATGGCTTGGCGACACCATGAGTGAAAGTAAATACCCTGAGTATCTATCGCCATTGAATCAAACTGAGCAAGATCACGCTTTCCTCCAAGCCAAGCAAGGGAAAACCTTCATTCGCCCCGGCGATGCTCGGATCTGTTATTATCAACAAGCCAGCACAGCGGACTCTATTGAAGTTTTCTGCAATGGCGAACACATTTTAGTCGATCAGACCTTGACGGCTTTTGCGCAAGCCATTTGCGATCAGAGCGAATTTGATTTTTCTGGGTTAGACTTATCACAACATGAGGACCTAGAACCTCTTGTACGTTTCCTAATTGGTCAGCAAGGGCTGATTGAACTAACCGCACCAGTACCTGAAGAGGACGAGGAATGA
- a CDS encoding FKBP-type peptidyl-prolyl cis-trans isomerase, whose amino-acid sequence MSELSFDSNEAKIAYGIGRQIGDQLRGSDLGELSLTHLFAAIEDALNNAEMRVPGAELEAAFAELQQKMEEKSRAASEENITAGEAFLAENKAKDGIQVTESGLQYEVLEAGTGEVPSGDATVRVHYEGRLTDGQVFDSSIARGEPIEFPLTGVIAGWTEGLQLMKEGAKYRLTIPAELAYGAQGAGAMIKPHSVLQFDVELIAIV is encoded by the coding sequence ATGTCAGAACTGTCGTTCGACTCAAATGAAGCAAAAATTGCATACGGTATTGGTCGTCAAATCGGTGATCAGCTACGTGGTAGTGATCTAGGTGAGTTGTCTTTGACTCATTTGTTTGCTGCGATTGAAGACGCTTTGAACAATGCTGAAATGCGTGTTCCTGGTGCTGAGTTGGAAGCGGCATTTGCTGAGCTTCAACAAAAAATGGAAGAGAAAAGCCGTGCGGCATCGGAAGAAAACATCACAGCAGGTGAAGCTTTCTTAGCGGAAAACAAAGCAAAAGATGGCATTCAGGTGACTGAATCAGGTTTGCAGTACGAAGTGCTAGAAGCCGGCACAGGCGAAGTACCGAGTGGAGATGCAACCGTTCGTGTTCATTACGAAGGTCGACTAACAGACGGTCAAGTTTTTGATAGCTCTATTGCTCGCGGTGAGCCGATTGAGTTCCCACTAACAGGCGTTATTGCTGGTTGGACTGAAGGTCTGCAGTTGATGAAAGAGGGTGCGAAATACCGTCTTACTATCCCAGCTGAATTGGCTTACGGCGCCCAAGGTGCTGGTGCTATGATCAAACCTCATTCTGTTCTTCAGTTTGATGTTGAATTGATCGCGATTGTTTAA
- a CDS encoding universal stress protein produces the protein MLPKINTLLYACDLENQTQSAIELVFSLALTHHAKIVFLHVMEPLNPQAASMIHNYISDDVLETMRNEANNDVQQRINSLLKEFTERHQDELIGLTTTPETLIVTGLPANAIQQAAKQQGADLIIMNSRTHSAIGQMVLGSTANKVIHSSDIPVMVVPIK, from the coding sequence ATGTTACCAAAAATCAACACGCTACTTTACGCTTGCGACCTAGAAAACCAAACTCAATCTGCCATTGAACTGGTTTTCAGTTTAGCGCTTACTCATCATGCCAAAATTGTCTTTCTGCACGTTATGGAACCGCTCAACCCTCAAGCCGCGAGCATGATTCATAACTACATCAGTGACGATGTCTTAGAAACCATGCGCAACGAAGCCAACAATGACGTCCAACAGCGCATCAACTCACTATTAAAAGAATTTACAGAACGTCATCAAGATGAACTGATTGGACTAACCACAACACCAGAAACTCTGATCGTCACTGGCCTGCCAGCCAATGCCATTCAGCAAGCAGCCAAGCAACAAGGGGCGGATTTGATCATCATGAACAGCCGCACTCATAGTGCGATTGGACAAATGGTGTTAGGTTCAACCGCTAACAAAGTCATTCACTCCAGCGACATTCCTGTCATGGTTGTGCCAATAAAGTAG